Genomic DNA from Perca flavescens isolate YP-PL-M2 chromosome 14, PFLA_1.0, whole genome shotgun sequence:
TTTTCTAAGCTCTGACTGAGTGACATCTTTGCCTACGGAAACAAGTTTATGTATGCAGGCTAAAGTGCATGTTGATAAGTCATGCCTCAATGCGGCAGGTGCTTGGCATGCGTAGTGTTGGTTGGTCTAGTTTCTTTTCAGCTGACTCGTAGAGCTGATTTGGCTGCTGATTTTGCAGCCATGCGATGTAGCAAATAGGGAAACTGCCTTCCACTGGAGGACATGGTTTAAAGACTTAATAtaagaaaatataatataatctgctctgctgatatgtccttgagcaagactaAATCTCTGCCAGCTGCAGGGTTGTTTGTTCTGTAGCAGAGCTTTGACTATAAAGTATCATCTatgattttcattttaataaaaatatcattaaaaatATAAGTGATGTTTTCATGCAAGGTTTTTAGACTGCCTTTTATCAAAAGAAGGATGTCATGAACCCAATTACGACCAACTGAGAATTAACAGCATCGTATCTTCATTAGGCATaaatcagttttgttttttattttcgcAGAAATTGTTTGCTATCTCTAGATGTCTTTTGTTGGTGGGTAAAAATACACTACGTACATTTAATTAAGCATGTGTAACATATTGATAATGAGCTTAAAGTAATCAGTAATGCAATTGGAAAAGCTAAGAAAAGCAGAGCTAAAGAACGGTAGCGTGAAAATTGTTATCTGCAAATATGACAGTTCCCCAAAATCCCGAAGATCAAAAATAATTGTCCATACACATTACAATCTGCTGACAGTGGCTTCTGTGATGCACAGAGGTGTGAAAGTCATCTACCCTGCGCAAGCTGACAAGTGCAGATTGATTTCTGTTCCCTTTAGAAATTTAATTTTCTTTGGTGTGGCATGTAATTGAGATAACCTCTGagactggattttttttttggtaataaCTGAGTTGATCTGCCAGCCTCTGAGCTCAGCCCAGCAGTGACAAACATCTTGTCCTTTGTTGTGCAGGTGTCAGAGACGATTAGCCAATCAGCAGACAGTCCAACGACAGACGTGGCCGCCAGCAGCTCTCACAATGGTCCTCTAACCAGCGGTACAAGTAAGACAGTTAGCTTTGGCTTTAGCTTAGCATCTATTATACTGATTAGAGTCACTGCTGCCCCTTATAATTATTGTTAGCTAGTGTTAtgcaacatttttgttgactttcagctttggtttgttttaaacctcagctattgtttttttttttttatggccgTATCTATATGATGTACTTAGTCATTATCACCTGGGTGGGAACTAAATATCAGTaacagaaaacacattgaaagtcatcaaatgaGAGGCTTTTTACTTGCcctgattctctctctctctctctctctctctctctctctcttttttctgtgcACCGCCAGtcctcacagacacacaggatacCAGTCCCCATCCGTCAGAGGAGATGCtctccagccaatcagagctcagGTCCTCCAAGTGTCCTCAGGACCGTGAGCTTCCTAGCATTCCTCCCAACAACAGCCATATTGGGGATAGACCCCCAGCCTCAGGAGACAGCACCTATGAGGTCAATGTTTAAAGTCGCCTCACTACAGCCGAATCAGGTTTTTACTTGCACTGAGCTTGAATGTGGCTGTTACAGGAGATTAAAGCTTTGATTAGTTGGCTGTTTATTGGGCTGGTGACtgattgtttgattgattgagctcaaaatatatacagtatagagaGAATTTTTCCACAAGAGGTTGATGGATTGATTCAGTTTACTGTAGCATTAAATGTATTTTGCGCATTTACAAGCATATCAAAGAACCCAATGTATGTATCTGATATAGGTGGTGAAGGAGATTGCAGTGGCATCACGTGACGTCAGCGTCGAAGACTCCCTGTACGAGACCGTCAAGGAACTCAAAGTACATCCCGCACAGCTTGGCCTCCCGAACGGTACCATCCATCCGAGCCCAGATGAAACTCCCCATCATCCCCCTGCACTTCTCAACGGCCACCTCAGCCCCAGCACACCTGAGCGGGGCCCTCTGTGCGCAGGGGTGGAGTACGCCTCAGTCGACCTGAATAAAAAGAGCCGTCACAGCGCTGACATGGAAGCCAAAAGGCGCTCTAATAATGCCAGCGTTCCCTCCCACAAGCCTCAGGAGGAACCAGAGGAAGACTTACCTCCACCAGTACCAGAGAAGGTTCTGGATGAAAATGATAACCAACCAGTGGTGATGAATGGGCTCGCCGGGGCTGGGCTGCACAATGGAGAggtaagatgtgtgtgtgtgtgtgtgtgtgtgtgtgggggggggggtcttaACTTGGGGTGGGAATTACCAGAGGCCCcacaatacaatattatcatgatacttatgtcaagatatgatattattgcattTTTATACATATTGCGATATATTGAAATTTATTACAACATCTgttttaatctaaaaaaaaaaaaaaaaaaaaaaaaaatctgttttttcaTCTCACTTACATTTCTTGTGCGTGGACTAAAAtggcaattgattttattaatcTAGTACCAAAACCCCAAGTCTTAACACCTGTACAATGTAGTTAGCCAACCTTTGTGTAGCACAGCTTAATTCCTAATTCAATAGAGCAGAGAAGCCCTCATTTAAAAGAGCAATGCAGAAGCAGAAAACTCAATTCATTTCCAAAcaagtctgtctttttttttttttttttaaatgagtcgtGAATCCGACAACAAAGCCCaagtttacttttaatgaaatcaaacaacgagaaatgttctccccttGATACTAGAGTAACCTACTTCCTTGTCCAGCTGCTGCAATAAATATGAGAGGAGGATAAATAAAGTGTTTAatggttatttatttgtgctttagaacgtaaTCACTGCTAAAACATTCATAAAGTAAGCTTTATTTATCTCTCcctactgtacaatgacagaTTCAAGTAGCTACAAAACATTAGTTCTGCTGATATACAGATGGACGGGAGTATGTGATGTGAATATGACCTGAAAGCCCCACCCATTTTTAGCACTAAAGTATATTGTTATGCATTGCTCCCTGGTTGACCAAGGTCGTACCTGAATCGTCATGATCAGGGATATACCCATGttgactggcttggtttgaatttccaaaagaAGGGTTGAACATTGGTCAGATAACCACGGCCCAACCCTGGTCATTGGTGTGAAGGTGAGAggtaaaagaaagagaggaaatggTGTAGCAGTgaaggaagaagagaagaatgAAACCGGGAGCTGGAGTGAGAAGAAAGTATTAGACGAAATAGAGATAGTGACAGAGAGATGGTGGGAGATTGACTCAAAAAGAGCTGAGAGGCCCCAGAGGCATAaaggctgagagagagaaagaaactcGAGGGGAGAGGCAGTGAgatagagagaaataaagaagaagaagaagaaaaaaaaacagtggcatACAAATGAAGCCATCTGTAGTAGAGAAGATAGGAGGATTTAAAAGAAGAAACCGTGTTGGAGAGGGGAGTATAGGTAAGAGATTGAGATgtaaaggagaggagagggaagaagaGTGAAAAGAAAAGTAGTGGAAAGGTGAGAAGAAAGGCGGTTCAATGTCATGCACAgagcagagctgctgctgctgctctcaaCATGCTGTCCTCCACATGCGGAGATCcatcagagagacacacaaacaaagcaaCAAACAAATGCACTAATGCACTCTCACAGCTCGGAAAGAATTGCATCAGACTGTTAGAAGCTGTCAAGTCAATCTGCCACAAAGCTGCATGTGGCAGATTCTCTCTTAACACTTTTCCTCTCTGTTTATATTGACCTTCTTCCCCATTACTTCCCCTTCTCTTATTTTAAAGGATCATTATAGTCTTATATGACTGGTGTGGCTCTAAGGGTGGCAATGTTGGTGGGTctgtcggtccaccactttggtccagactgaagaATCTCTACAACCATTGGATGGATTGCTGTAAAGTTTGGTGCAGACATCCATGGTGCCCAGATGACgaattagggttagggttcatgtgtcatgactgtgtcatgtcactcttatgtagataccttcaagtaaagtgttactgtgaaatgtctcaacaactattcgATAGATTGCCAATATTttagtttatgaccaaatacctgtaaAACTATTGACCTTCCCATCAACCTCAGTTGTAGTGTAGCTGTTTGGTGCTAATTAGGGAAAATTGACATTGTAACACGCTGAATAAAAATGGTGACATTTGTAAACATTTACCCGCTTAACATTAGCATGTTaccattgtcattgtgagcatgttagcatgctgtgATTAGCATTTAGCTGTGCCGGAGTGcaacctcacagagctgctagcatcaCAGTCAACAGCCTGGCTTCCTGGTTCAGCTTTGACCTAGTGTACTTGCCATATTGGCATTGAGGAATTATTACCAACAATTCAGGTGTCAATCTCACTTTTGCTTTTACCTTCAAATTTAAGTGGTTTAAATAATCGGGTTGATGATTGTAGTCTTCTTTCCTATTCTGATGGACTTACCATAACTGATAAAAATGACTTATAAGAAATCAGAACTATCCTTAGCATATTTTATCTTCTTGGTTCTCTTTTCCTCTGTTCATCTCTTCCCCCTTTACTTATTTCtcttctcttgttttttttagtcaCATCTCTCTATTCTCTCTCCTTTGTCTCTGCTGTTGTAACTAATTGGTTAATCACTGCTGTTCATTTGGACTGCAGGTGAATCTAGCCTCATCTGACCCCCATATCTATGACCAAATCTTGATCTACTGAGCTACAATATATCGCCAAACAATTCTGGcagccacacatacacactcaaaatgtacttgtttaTAGATGCACCCACATGTACCTTGTACCATGTCTAGTCAGCATTAATTCTGTTATTTCTCCCCATCTCCCCacattacacatacacacacatactattaCATATATTCTGCTACACATAGACTCCCTGGGGCTGATTTAAGGTTAACCCTGAATGTTCTTGGCTCACTGTGGTTTATGCCAGTGTATGACCATGAGCGGTGGGTGATCTGTCTTGTcagtttaagtgtgtgtgtgtgtgtgtgtgtgtgtgtgtgtgtgtgtgtgtgtgtgtgtgtgtgtgtgtgtgtgtgtgagagagcctAGTGAGTGCCAGATGGCCACTTTCACAATGGCAGTTAGTCTGGCTTCATGATGGATGGTATGGGCTATAGAaactctctatctgtctctgtcacagatacacacacacacacacacacacacacacacacactgtacagacGCAGGGGTGCCTGCATGTAAATGTCTGAGAGGAATCCCCTCAGGTAGCAGCTCGGTAACAGGAAGCAGCTCGGTAAATGCTGCTCATATGAGGCAGGGTTTCCAATATACGCACATTTTTCCACATGTACACCTGGTTTCTAGTTAAACAttcactgcagacacacactcactcttctATTTGTGACCTTTCATTCACAGGCTCTATGATCCTGTGCAGTTGTACAGTTATTGAACCGACATAAACAGCTTGTAAACTGCCAGTCAGAATTGTTGAGCCTAATTATCGCTAAATGGAATCACTATCGTTATTAGATAGAGGATTTGAGTTTGTAAGTGTGAAATATAGGTCATAATGTGAGTTGGTGTTGTTAATGTGGTTTATATATATTACATCTTCAGTTAGTTTGGAGCTCTTTGTGTACTGCATGGAAGACGGTGGATGCAGATAATCTGAGTTGATGTATTCATACTGATTTGTGCGTGTATGGGTGTCAACATGCACGTCAGCATGATTGACAGATTGACACCTGAGTCATCCATCTTCAGAGGCCGCTATAATCAGCTTACTGTCATACTAGCATGTCCTGTATGTCATTGTGTCTCCTGCATTCACATAAACACATTCCCATAatcctgtctcacacacacacacacacacacacacacacacacacacacacacacacacacacacaatgtctcAATGTGTAATTACACAACAACAAGACATACACTGTTATAGGTCTTTATATTAGTTTAATATGCATGAAAAAAGTTTTTACGACTCAATTTAATACCCATATGCATCAAACTCTGGTTAAATACTGTGTTCATTTCTGACTATGACTGACTAAATGAAAATTCCACTTCAATTTGCAAAGATACTTGAGCCAAGAACAAGCAGTCCACAAATTAGATGAACAAATATTGTGAGACACACTCAGAGGTGCAGTCACTGGGTCAAGTCACCTGTGTCCATGTTTCATACAAGAGTCCTCTGGGGCACTCTGCCTAATTGGTTGGCTAATTGcattgaaatgaaaaaaggcatCTGCTGCATTACAGAGTGTTGAATCTATAAAAGTAATCATGTCTCCAATCATGCGTTATCCATAACGGAGAAACTTGTATCTGTATCAAGACGCTATGACACACAGTAGGAGAAGATTGATGATCTCTGTGCACAGTTTTTTATTCAGTACATAACAGTGTAGCTTGTGTGGCCCTTGACAAGCACAAAGTATTCTGCCTCAACAAGTGGAgagctttccttttttttcaaacagaTTATCTTTAACCTTGGTATATCCAGCTAAGGACTTAGTAAATCAGAATTTATTCCCCGGATCGTGTCAGAAAAGGAACACAAAAAGCAATGTTTTCCTCTCCAAgaagtgtgtaaaaaaaattcaTGTGGTATTTAGTCAACAGTGGCAGTGATATTGTAGTTCTTGTTCGACTCCTGAGGTGTTTGGTGCTGTTGTCAGATGTGCTTTGATGATTAATGGCTCCCTCATCGATCATAAGGCCAAGTAGACAGAGGCTGTGCACAAAAACATCACTCTCTGCCACTGAATATTGACTTTTTCTCAATAATTTTCTTAATGAACGGGTGCTTGTATACAACATTAGCTTCATATGTATCCCAGCTAAAACAGTAGATGCAGAGCTTGTTAGCTTAGTTCACTTTATTGATTGGTTACCAAGCGCTTTCTAAAGCCATTCAAAGAGATTTTccactattgtttttttgagAACTTTTCAATAGTTTGCCAGCATGTTTCGATGATGCAGATCAATAAGAACTATTGATCTCAATGGAATTCAAATGAAAGTTGTTTGGAACTGATCTATTGCTATACTAAGTTTCAAATTGTAAGAGAAAGTGGTTAAATTCCAGGGATTGCTTCTTTAAATTTTTACAACAGGAAGACGCCACCaaattcttaaaaataaaaatgtgggaCAACCCTTACAATGTTTCCAACAGCCACTTGCAGTAGAAGTAAGCATCCACTTTGTAGTTTTAAATGTCTGATTCTGATCTCAGTCTTTGACACACTATGAACCATATCTTAATCTATCTTTTTGTTCTTATCTCCTCCAGTTACACTCCCCTCTGTCTCCTGCACCGGGGTTCGACAACCACATTCTGTCAGACAATGAGGTAAGTGtgtgttaaataaaataaaaactttattgCAGACCCAGgtccatacaaacacacaatacagcataaaaaacataaaagagatacaaaaatacacaacaacTACACATCAACCCATAGGATATACAGGCTATTGCACCAATGCTGTCTTAACCTGGAAGTGTATCTATAACAGGTTTTCACAGGGCTGACTAAAGCTTCAATTATGTGGTTCTCTGACTTGTCCAGTCGACACATGAAACTAAACATCAGCTGTCTTAAGAGTGCCTCACAGGTTGGCACTCTAGTGGACACAAACAAATGACTGGCACTATGCCACTTAGGGACACGGAGCAGCAGCCTCATTGCATCATTGTATGCTACCTTAAGCCTCTGCATACTTTTTTTCTTAGTTAGACCACAATTGAGCAGTGTATAGCGGTGTGATGTAAGTTCTAAACAAAGAACACTTTACAGAGTCAGAGCACATGGAAAACTTCCTTATAAGCATGTTAGCCTGAGAGTAAATTTTACAGCGCTGTCGGTAAAGGTCTTTGTCATCTGTCCAGTCATCAGATATGACATGACCTAAATATTTAAGTTCTTCACACACAGTAAGAGGACTATCTGACAAATAAAAGGTCGGAAAAATTGATTTCCTGTCCTCATCGCTTCTAACTATCATTATGTGACTTTTCTTAGCATTATACTTTATGTCATAATCAAGGCCATACTGAGAGCACACCTTCAGCATCTGCTGCAGCCCAGCACTATATGGACCGAGCAGGACCAGGTCGTCTGCATATATAAGATGATTAACAATAGTGTTGCCCACAAGACAGCCGGTTTTTAACCTATTTAGCTGATTTGATAATTCATccatataaacattaaataaaataggAGACAGAATTCCTCCTTGCCGCACTCCGTTACTAACACAGAATGGAGCAGATACAACATTATCCCATTTAACCTGAAATGTTTGGTGGGTATACCAAAATGCTAAAATTCTCACTAAAAATTTAGGGGCACCTCTATCTAGCAATTTTTCAAACAATCGTTCATGATTAATTCTATCAAATGCCTTTGACGCATCAATAAAACATAGGAATACAGATGAATTTAGACCTGTGTACCTGGACACAATCTCTTTAAGAGCATAGATACACAGGTCAGTTCCATGTTTTCTTTTGAACCCAAACTGATTATCAGTAGTAAGGACATACATTTCTAGCTTTGTTAACAATATTCTCTCCAGTACTTTCGACAAGGTACTGGCTAATGCAATTGGTCGATAATTGTCAATACTATTGAGCTTACCAAACTTGTCTTTAAGCACAGGTactaacattacagacattatagCATTTGGCAGAACACCATGAACCAGACAACCATTAAAGCACATGGAAAGCAGAGGGCAAAGCTTATGGCTGGCATGTTCTGCAGTAATACAATCCATACCGCAGGCTTTATTGTTATCCAACATATGAATAGCATCATAAATGTCCAATGCCCTAACGATCATATCTGCTGAGAAATCAATATGTTAATGATTGATTTTAACTGAATTACTTTTAAGACAATTAAAAAGGTCACTGTAGTGCTTACGCCAAAGCTCAGCTATTTTTTCTGGGCCACCAACCCCTTCAATATCAACCGGTAaggttgttttattattattcattactttAACCTCCTTCCAAAAGTCATTAAGGTTATTATTCTGTAGCTTTCTAGCTAACGAGTCTGCTCTCAtcgtgttttcatttttcttaatAAAACGGAGTGCATACTTAACTTTAGCATTTGTCAATTTTTTCCTATCCAACAATACCCCATTTCTAGGCCTACCTGCCTCTGACCAGAGTCTAAAGGCCTCTCTTGCCTCAGCATACTGCTCAGCCACAAACTCATTCCACCCAGGTCTGATGTTAAGTACCTTACATTTACTTTTACAAAAGGGTTCACTAGAAGCATTAAGACATTTCACAATAACATCATACATGGCACAAAGTTTTTTAGCATGTTGCACATCCTTACATCCTTACAATTCACATTAGGGCCTCATGAGGCAGGGCAATATTATTTAAGAGACTTTCCGTTTGCAGTGAAAATCCAGTCACCACCTCTTTGCTCAGTTTTGACCAGTCCAGTTTACTTGAGAAAGCAACGTTATTATTTCTGGACAGCAAAGGAACATTCTCAACATCCATCAGTGCAGCAATAGGTATGTACATTACTCAGTGAGGCATGCGAATCAACTGTGGTCACAATATGGTCCAGCCAAGATGTTGTGTGCCACGCCTCACTAACGTAGGTTAAACTTGTGTCAGGCAACAGAGCTTTACTTGATAAAATTAATTTAGACTCATTACAAAACTTCTGCAGGTGTGCTGCAAATAAAAGATTTGCTATCAGACATGTCAGCATTAAAATCACccataacatagacacaggatGAGCTGTTATCctctatgaatgaatgaaataatacatttcttttcattacaaTTAAACTCTAGTCCAACTGCCCAGTCAACATTTAGACGCACCACCTTCACCATTGAGTCATATTTGATGTTCCACAGTATGGCTACACCACCAGCTATCCTACCTCGAGCCAGCCTCATACTGAGGTCGGTAGTGGACTCTCCAGCCCCATGGAAGTTCATGTGTATAGTGTTCAACTTATCTAAATCTTGTTTTGCCAGCCAGGTTTCTTGCAGGCATAGAATATCACATTCATCCAGCAATGTGTCCACAACCAGACGCCCTGATCTATCAGTAGCAGTGTGTCCTACTCGCAGTCCGCGAGTGTTGTATGAAACAACAcgtatttaatgtttttatttgctcCCAACGGAGCAGCTGGCCTTCATCCCGTCCTCGCCCACACATGTAATAGGTACCGCAGCATCGTTAACGTGCAGCAGCCCCTCATCTCGAGAACGAGGGGCATCCTGATCTGGACCAGACGGACCTCCTTCTGCTCCTCTAGGGCGACCAGGATCATAGTAGCGTCGGACAAAAGACCCAACGGGCCAAAGCTGCGGGTCGTACAGCTCCGCCACATCATTACATTCAGCGGAGATACAGAAAGAGCTGAATCTACTCTGTGTCGTCTCTATTTTGCTACTGAGAGTATTGACATCTACACTGAGATCAAACTTTGTAGCAAATACCTTTACCATCTTTGTTTTGACAGCCAGTATATTGCTAACCACACCAGTCCCGATTATGCCGGTTTTCTTTCTCACATACCTCGCTGAAGTGTTTGCAATACGAGGTGTAGGGATTCGATGGGCAGGGTTCTCAGGTACCTGCTTCAGTCGGCGCCCATCCTTTACCACCGTGCTCCATGGAGGGGTCTGCGTTCGTCCCAGGGCTGGATCTGCAGACTGGGCTGGTTGACTGCCATCGGTCCCGCCAGGCAATACAGTCAACCATCCATTAACCCCAGAAGGAATGCGGGGGGCAGGATCAGGACCCGGTGACTTCTCCATCACAGTCGGGGGAAGACCTGTCACACTGGGCACATGGCCCGGTTGTATCTCCACAGCAGAGAGGCAGGCAGCCGGAAGAGTAGCACCCGGGCCACAGTGCCCCTCCACAGCAGTCAGCCGGCTGTCGAGTTTAACAGAAACCTCCCGCAATGTTTCACAGGCAGCTACCTGAGTTCCCATAGTTCTTTTTTAGTCAATGTCAACATTGATTTGCTGCATATTCCCGAGAAGCACAGACACATCGATGTGTTTAAATGAGACGGGGGGTAATTCATCCAGGAAGTGCGATACGAATCTTGGGGTCTATTCACCGCACTCATTAAGCGCTTGCAGGCACATTTTGACATTGTTAATGTCCTTCTTTGGTCCCCTATGGGAGATCCACCGTTTGTTGGGTGGAAG
This window encodes:
- the pag1 gene encoding phosphoprotein associated with glycosphingolipid-enriched microdomains 1 — translated: MAPVLSGVWWGPEAGVVGSVAAAATGVASWLGSGQLVLVVTLSILAALLLVSVLLLCASCQGQKKAVNGHTAGDHENLMNGVSETISQSADSPTTDVAASSSHNGPLTSGTILTDTQDTSPHPSEEMLSSQSELRSSKCPQDRELPSIPPNNSHIGDRPPASGDSTYEVVKEIAVASRDVSVEDSLYETVKELKVHPAQLGLPNGTIHPSPDETPHHPPALLNGHLSPSTPERGPLCAGVEYASVDLNKKSRHSADMEAKRRSNNASVPSHKPQEEPEEDLPPPVPEKVLDENDNQPVVMNGLAGAGLHNGELHSPLSPAPGFDNHILSDNESAACFTVNKTNCDDAVNEDDKEHDYSSIAEIKGLVTASSSSDLYATVRDIYAKPEDPQPGEDPNLDSTDHCYETIRIPKTGSSDDDHRARLGADGSDAAKAEPDYESVGELGLSRESSRL